The genomic segment CCGACGTGCCCCACTGGTCGTGGCACGAGTACGGCAACCGCGTCGGCTTCTGGCGCCTGAAGGACGCGCTCGATTCGCTGGGCATCGTACCGACCGTTTCGATCAACGCGCGGGTCTGCATCGATTACGAGCGCGTCGCGCGCGCCTGCCGCGACGGCGGCTGGGAGTTCATGGGCCATTCGTACGACCAGCGTCCCATCCATCTCGAGCCCGACCAGCGCGCGATGATCCAGAAAGCGGTGAGCGTGATCAGGGATTACACCGGCAAGCCGCCGGTGGGCTGGCTGGGACCGGGTCTCACGCAGACGCTCGATACGCCGGAGCTCTTGCGCGAGGCGGGCATCCGCTACATCGGCGACTGGGTGATCGACGACGAGCCGTGCGAGATCGAGACCGCGCACGGCACGCTGGTGACGATGCCGTACAGCGTCGAGCTCAACGACATCACGATGATGATGGTCGGCCGCTATCCGTCGAGCGAGTTCGAGACGCGCTGCATGGACTACTTCGAGCGCGTGTACGCCGAATCGGCGAAGCGCCCGAAGGTGATGGCGATCGCGGTGCACCCGTACATCTCGGGCGTGCCCCACCGCATCAAGTATTTCGAGCGCGTCTTCCAGTTCCTGGCGAAGCAGGAAGGCGTGGTGTTCTGGACCGGCGAGCGGATACTCGAGTGGTACGAGAAGGAAGCTCGCGCCGCTCGCTGACCTGACAGGAGAAGAGAGTGAAGCTACTGACGTTTCGTGCCGGCGGCAAGACGAGCCCGGGCGTTGTGGACGGCGATGACGTCGTCGATCTCGCGGCTGCCGGCCTTCCGGCCGGCGCCGACGGCGATCTGCTGGAGATCGTGAAAGGCGGCGATGCAATGCTCGCGCGCGTGCGCGACGCGGTGAAGAGCGGGGCGGCCACGAAGCACGCCTTAAGCGCCGTGCAAATCGTCGCGCCGATCTTCTCGCCGTCGAAAATCGTGGCCGTGGGGCTGAACTACATCGACCACTGCAAGGAAGCGAACCTGCCGGTGCCCGGCGAGCCGGTGCTCTTCGCGAAGTTTCCGAACTCGGTGGCGGGACCGTTCGACGACCTGTCGTGGCCCGAGTCGTTCTCGAAGGAAGTGGATTACGAAGTCGAGCTCGGCGTGGTCATCGGCAAACGCGGCGTGAACATCCCCGAAGCGCAGGCGCTCGATTACGTCTGCGGTTACACGACCGTCAACGACGTTTCCGCGCGCGACCAGCAGTTCGCCAACGCCAAGCAATGGGACCGCGGCAAGTCGTTCGACACCTCGTGTCCGTACGGCCCGTACATCGTCACGCGCGACGAGATTCCGGATCCGCAGACGCTCACCGTGCGCACGGTGCTCAACGGGCAGGAGATGCAGATCTCGAATACCAGGAACATGGTGTTCGGCGTCGCCAAGCTGATCTCGTATATCTCACAGGGCACGACGCTCAACCCCGGCGACCTCATCCCGACCGGCACGCCGTTCGGGGTGGGGTTCTCGCGCAAGCCGCCGGTCTATCTCAAGGACGGCGACGAGTGCGTGTGCGAAGTCGAGAAGATCGGCGCCATCCGCAACAAGATCAAGCTGCGTTGAGCATCGGGGTGTCATTGCGAGGAGCGTAGCGACGAAGCAATCCCGTTGCGAACGGAAACCGTGCGCCACGGGATCGCCACGCCGCCGTCGGCGGCTCGCGATGACAGCTAGCTCAGGTACTCGAACAACTTCGGATCGAGCGCCTTCCGGTGCTTCGCCAGCACCGGCTCGACCGCCTTCACGAACGCATCGTGCTCGGCGGCGGTCAACCTGATCAACTCGTTCTCCTTCGGATCGAGCTTCGCGAGTATCGCGTCGTCTTCCTCGGCGGCGAGCGCGTGCTGGAACGCCGTCGCCTCGCGCGCCGCGGTGTCGACCGCACGCCGCACGTCCTCGGGCCAGCTCTCGTAAAGCTTGGCGTTGCAGATCAGCGCGCTCGATCCGAAGAAATGCCCGGTGAGCGTGATCCAGCGGTGCAGCTTCTGCACGCCGAAGTGGAAGGTGTTCGTTAAAGGGTTCTCCTGCGCCTGGAAGCGCTCGCCTTTGGCCTGCTCGACGAACTCCTTGATATCGACGGATATGGTCTCGAAGCCCATCGCGCCCAACGCTTCGGCGTGCAGGGCGCTCATCTGGGTGCGGATGCGCATGCCTTTGCAGTCGGCCGGCGTATGGATCGGCCGCACCTTGTTCGTGACGTGCCTGAAGCCGTTGTCCCAGAAGCCGAGCGAGCGGAAGGGCGTCTTCTCGTGCATCCGCTTCACGAACAGCTCGCCGAGCGGGCCGTTCAGCGCGCGTATCGCCGTCGGCCGGTCGCGCACGACGAAGGGCAGCTCGAGCACCTTGAGCTCGGGGACTTCTTGCGTGAACCGCACGGTGGACATGTAGCACCCCGCGAGCTCGCCGCTTTCCACCATGCCGGGCAGGTCCCCCGAGTTGCGGCCGAGCGCGAGCACGTCGCCGACGAGCTCGAATCGGATGCGCTCTCCCAGCTCGCGTGTCAGCACTTCACCGAAGCGCACACCGCCGCGCGTATTGATCGACGACGGCCCCTGATAGCCGCCGAACCTGAAGACGATCTTGTCCATGCTTCCTCCCTGGTCGCCCGACTATAGCAGCGGCGGGCGTGGGTTGCGCTTGGGCGGCATGCCCACTACGATTCAGTAACCACGAAGCGCAAGCCGAGCCATAACAACTAAAAGGCCGGCCATCCCGCCGGGTTCCCTCGGCATAAGCTCACTGGAGGATTGCTTGTACAACCTGCATCTCACGCCGGAACAGCTCGAGTTCCGCGACACGATCCGCGACTTCGTCAAAAGCGAAGTGCACCCGGTCGCGATCCACTCCGACCGCTTGCAGCCTTTCGAGAAGCCTCTGCTGCTCGATCTCCTCGACGAGACCTCGCGCATGGGGCTGCGCGCGCTGGCGCTGTCCGAGAACGCCGGCGGCGCGGGTGCGGACACCATGACCTCCGCGATCGTCCTCGAAGAGCTCGCGGCGGGCGACGTCGACCTCGCGATGGTGCTCGGCCTAACCTCGCAGCTCGGCGCCGCGCTGTTCGACGAAGCGCTCAGCACCGACCAACGTGCGAAGTTCCTGCCCGCGTTCCTCGACGAGCGCCGCGGGCACCTCGCGCTCGCCGCTCATGACTACGACGCGGTGCGCGGCTGGCACTACCACCGCGATTACGACGAGGAGTCGGGCGGAGAGCCGACGGCGGTCAAACAGTCGAACGGCGACTGGATCGTCGACGGCGAATACGCGTACGTCGCGAACGCGCCGGTCGCTTCGCTCTTCGCGCTGCAGGTGCGCACCGACCCGAAAAAGACCGGCCGCAACGGCCTCTCGACGCTGCTCGTGCCGCGAGACACGCCCGGGCTCACCATCGGCGAGCCGCCGAAAGCGACGGGCGAAGTCGACGCCGAAGGCGTGGACGTCATTCGCTGGCAGCACGGCACCGGGGCGAGAGTCACGTTGAAGAACTGCCGCGTACCCGCCGCGAGCCTCGTGGGGGCCGAAGGCCAGACGCCGCTCTGCGGCGAGGCGTACACCGCGCGCGCCGCGATCCAGACTGCGGCGATCAATCTCGGGGTCGGCCGCGCTGCATTCGATGCCGCGGTCGATTACGCCAAGATCCGGGTGCAGGGCGGGCGTCCGATCGTGCAGCACCAGTCGATCGGCACGATTCTCGCCGACTGCGCGACCAAGCTCGAGCTCGCACGCAGCCTCATCTGGAAAGCGGCGTGGACGCTCGATAACCCGGACGCGGTCGCCGATCGCAGCGTCGACGCGCTTCCGCTCGCGGTCATGGCGCGCACCTACACCGCCGAAGCGATGGAAGAGGTCGCCCTTGGCGCCGCCGAATGCTTCGGCGCGATGGGCGTGATGCGCGACATGCCGCTGCAGAAATACGTGCACGACACCATGGTGTTCCTGCACTCGGCGGACCACGACAGCGCGACCAAGCTTGGGCTGGCCGAGGCGGTCGCGGGTTTCGAACGCAAGCAGGAAGCCGCTTAAATGGATTTCTCGTTAAACGAAGAACAGAGGCACTGGCAGCAGGAAGCACGCAGGTTCGCGGAGGAGGAGATCCGCCCGCTGTCGGTCGAGCGCGACCAGATCGAAGGCGGCTTCGAGCCGTGGGACTGGAACGTCATCGTCAAGGGCTCGAAGCTCGGCTTTCGCACGCTGGCGGTGCCGAGAGAGTGGGGCGGGCCCGGCGCCGATTTCGTGACGCAGGCGATCGTGATGGCCGAGCTCGCCAAAGGCGACAGCGCGATCTCCAAGGCTTTCAGCCAGAACTGGAAGTGGAGCCATCTCATCTCGGCGTCGTGCACCGACGAGCAGAAAGAGC from the Burkholderiales bacterium genome contains:
- a CDS encoding polysaccharide deacetylase family protein; translated protein: MLPSERLSYSAIVDRPPLKLPGGARLVVWPIVNVEVWDINRPMPRQVLPPPTNTTQLPDVPHWSWHEYGNRVGFWRLKDALDSLGIVPTVSINARVCIDYERVARACRDGGWEFMGHSYDQRPIHLEPDQRAMIQKAVSVIRDYTGKPPVGWLGPGLTQTLDTPELLREAGIRYIGDWVIDDEPCEIETAHGTLVTMPYSVELNDITMMMVGRYPSSEFETRCMDYFERVYAESAKRPKVMAIAVHPYISGVPHRIKYFERVFQFLAKQEGVVFWTGERILEWYEKEARAAR
- a CDS encoding fumarylacetoacetate hydrolase family protein gives rise to the protein MKLLTFRAGGKTSPGVVDGDDVVDLAAAGLPAGADGDLLEIVKGGDAMLARVRDAVKSGAATKHALSAVQIVAPIFSPSKIVAVGLNYIDHCKEANLPVPGEPVLFAKFPNSVAGPFDDLSWPESFSKEVDYEVELGVVIGKRGVNIPEAQALDYVCGYTTVNDVSARDQQFANAKQWDRGKSFDTSCPYGPYIVTRDEIPDPQTLTVRTVLNGQEMQISNTRNMVFGVAKLISYISQGTTLNPGDLIPTGTPFGVGFSRKPPVYLKDGDECVCEVEKIGAIRNKIKLR
- a CDS encoding TRAP transporter substrate-binding protein, yielding MDKIVFRFGGYQGPSSINTRGGVRFGEVLTRELGERIRFELVGDVLALGRNSGDLPGMVESGELAGCYMSTVRFTQEVPELKVLELPFVVRDRPTAIRALNGPLGELFVKRMHEKTPFRSLGFWDNGFRHVTNKVRPIHTPADCKGMRIRTQMSALHAEALGAMGFETISVDIKEFVEQAKGERFQAQENPLTNTFHFGVQKLHRWITLTGHFFGSSALICNAKLYESWPEDVRRAVDTAAREATAFQHALAAEEDDAILAKLDPKENELIRLTAAEHDAFVKAVEPVLAKHRKALDPKLFEYLS
- a CDS encoding acyl-CoA dehydrogenase family protein; amino-acid sequence: MYNLHLTPEQLEFRDTIRDFVKSEVHPVAIHSDRLQPFEKPLLLDLLDETSRMGLRALALSENAGGAGADTMTSAIVLEELAAGDVDLAMVLGLTSQLGAALFDEALSTDQRAKFLPAFLDERRGHLALAAHDYDAVRGWHYHRDYDEESGGEPTAVKQSNGDWIVDGEYAYVANAPVASLFALQVRTDPKKTGRNGLSTLLVPRDTPGLTIGEPPKATGEVDAEGVDVIRWQHGTGARVTLKNCRVPAASLVGAEGQTPLCGEAYTARAAIQTAAINLGVGRAAFDAAVDYAKIRVQGGRPIVQHQSIGTILADCATKLELARSLIWKAAWTLDNPDAVADRSVDALPLAVMARTYTAEAMEEVALGAAECFGAMGVMRDMPLQKYVHDTMVFLHSADHDSATKLGLAEAVAGFERKQEAA